One Cololabis saira isolate AMF1-May2022 chromosome 12, fColSai1.1, whole genome shotgun sequence DNA window includes the following coding sequences:
- the LOC133456533 gene encoding piggyBac transposable element-derived protein 4 produces MATRKTDPTVQEALEFCFLRREGDEGDEIPEEEREMSVHMFALDKQPSEDSDGDWESDVSTLVTKCSHGEDSSGEEQHSPTVQRASASMGGGGRGGAVGASTSTSPQEKWNDVDEPDITPPQPTFRPAHSPGPRLITTATYTPLQLFQMFFTDSILQTITQNTNEFGSTHHSTPSTPWIDVTVQDMLSFMSLIVFMGVVKCSALTDYWRGSELYNFLFPREVMTGEKFLRIFESLHLSNLADDAANEQRRGTASFDRLARIKPLYTEIREACRRNYHPSQEIAINERMVASKAHTGTGTDMKSKPVGWGYKLFVLEDSRNGYTWDFFVDEGKSHRNSGKRLSYESVMELVDVGILGTGYKLFVDDFYTSPMLFRELLQKSIWACGHIRPNRIGFPKTKVNSLRSKSPRGSMRWIRKDSLLFVQWRDTRDVFLCSTLHTAHSDDREQRRVRGADGSWQMKDVSVPPAVKEYNRCMVGGDLSDGLIDYYEVLHKTQKWYKTFFYHFIDIAIVNAFLLHKELAMGKGETPLHQKAFWETLAEQLAEAGSSYTAGPVPPPAPQGGHHKSVFISGTVKCRHCQAETQVKCSSCDVPLCFTPTRDCYNEWHVANNL; encoded by the exons ATGGCAACGCGGAAAACAGATCCTACTGTCCAAGAAGCGCTGGAGTTCTGTTTCCTGCGACGGGAAGGTGATGAGGGAGACGAGATAccggaggaagagagagagatgtcTGTTCACATGTTTGCTCTTGACAA GCAGCCATCTGAGGATTCAGATGGGGATTGGGAGTCAGATGTTTCTACCCTAGTCACCAAGTGCTCACATGGAGAGGATAGTAGCGGTGAGGAGCAGCATTCTCCAACTGTCCAGAGAGCTTCTGCAAGCATggggggaggaggaagaggaggagccgTTGGtgccagtaccagtaccagcccTCAAGAGAAATGGAATGATGTTGACGAGCCAGACATCACACCACCACAGCCCACCTTCAGACCCGCCCATTCACCAGGACCACGGCTCATAACTACAGCGACATACACACCCCTGCAGCTTTTCCAGATGTTTTTTACAGACTCTATTCTACAGACCATAACACAAAACACCAATGAATTCGGCTCAACTCACCATTCAACACCCTCCACCCCATGGATTGATGTAACAGTGCAAGACATGCTGTCATTCATGTCTTTGATCGTTTTCATGGGTGTAGTAAAATGCTCTGCACTTACTGACTACTGGCGAGGCAGTGAACTGTACAACTTCCTATTCCCAAGAGAGGTAATGACTGGGGAGAAGTTCCTCAGGATCTTCGAGTCCCTTCACCTCAGCAACCTGGCGGACGATGCTGCTAACGAGCAAAGGAGAGGCACGGCATCCTTCGATCGGCTCGCCAGAATAAAGCCGCTCTACACAGAGATAAGGGAAgcctgcaggaggaactaccATCCTAGCCAGGAAATAGCCATCAACGAGAGGATGGTTGCCTCCAAAGCCCACACTGGCACTGGCACTGACATGAAAAGCAAGCCTGTTGGCTGGGGATATAAACTTTTCGTTCTGGAGGACTCCAGGAATGGTTATACGTGGGACTTTTTTGTCGACGAGGGGAAGTCCCACAGAAACAGCGGTAAGCGGCTCAGTTATGAGTCTGTGATGGAGCTTGTTGACGTAGGGATTCTGGGCACCGGCTATAAGCTCTTTGTGGACGACTTCTATACAAGTCCAATGCTTTTCCGTGAGCTCCTTCAGAAAAGCATCTGGGCATGTGGCCACATCCGGCCGAACAGAATTGGCTTCCCAAAGACCAAAGTCAACAGTCTTAGATCAAAATCTCCCCGCGGCAGCATGCGGTGGATCCGGAAGGACTCCCTCCTCTTTGTCCAGTGGCGAGACACGAGGGACGTCTTCCTATGTTCAACGCTCCACACGGCCCATTCAGACGACAGAGAGCAGAGGAGGGTCAGAGGTGCAGATGGAAGCTGGCAGATGAAGGACGTGTCAGTTCCACCAGCTGTGAAGGAGTACAACcg GTGTATGGTTGGAGGGGACCTGTCTGACGGCCTGATAGATTACTACGAAGTCCTCCACAAGACGCAGAAGTGGTACAAGACCTTCTTTTACCATTTTATCGACATTGCGATTGTGAATGCCTTCCTCCTCCACAAAGAGCTTGCAATGGGTAAAGGAGAGACACCTCTGCACCAGAAGGCCTTCTGGGAGACCCTCGCTGAGCAGCTGGCAGAAGCAGGGTCTTCCTATACAGCCGGACCCGTCCCACCTCCTGCTCCGCAGGGAGGACATCACAAATCTGTCTTTATCAGCGGCACCGTGAAGTGCAGGCACTGCCAGGCTGAAACCCAAGTGAAATGCTCCTCGTGTGATGTGCCTTTGTGCTTTACCCCCACGCGTGATTGCTACAATGAATGGCATGTTGCCAATAACCTGTAA